Proteins encoded within one genomic window of Lampris incognitus isolate fLamInc1 chromosome 1, fLamInc1.hap2, whole genome shotgun sequence:
- the glod5 gene encoding glyoxalase domain-containing protein 5: protein MSLVIAGTRLANFQGLYLKTLSSQTSRVFRFNSACPVQLSHLDHLVLTVKSIPNTINFYSSVLGMKVITFKGDRKALGFGKQKFNLHQIGAEFEPKARRPTSGSADLCLITKTPLGTVAAHLKACGIKIEEGPVERSGAVGAITSLYFRDPDDNLIEVSVYNQPASEDIS, encoded by the exons ATGTCGCTTGTAATCGCGGGGACTCGTTTGGCAAACTTTCAAGGACTTTATTTGAAG ACTCTCTCCAGTCAAACGTCACGAGTATTCAGATTTAACAGCGCCTGTCCAGTTCAACTGAGCCACTTGGACCACCTGGTCCTAACAGTGAAAAGTATTCCCAACACCATCAATTTCTACTCCTCAGTGCTTGGCATGAAGGTGATCACTTTCAAG GGCGACCGTAAGGCCCTGGGGTTTGGAAAGCAGAAGTTTAACCTTCACCAAATTGGTGCAGAATTTGAACCCAAAGCCAGGCGACCAACCTCAGGGTCTGCAGATCTGTGTCTCATCACTAAGACCCCTCTGGGTACAGTTGCTGCACACTTGAAG GCTTGTGGGATCAAAATAGAGGAGGGTCCAGTGGAGAGGAGTGGAGCTGTAGGGGCCATCACCTCACTGTACTTCCGGGATCCGGATGACAATCTCATCGAAGTCTCAGTCTACAACCAGCCAGCATCAGAAGACATCTCTTAG